One Phoenix dactylifera cultivar Barhee BC4 chromosome 8, palm_55x_up_171113_PBpolish2nd_filt_p, whole genome shotgun sequence genomic window carries:
- the LOC103704960 gene encoding mechanosensitive ion channel protein 10-like gives MDPLKETFEKKQVEVVLVIPEEGAAPDPSGNHTSVPKVESLDDLQKDPNPKPKPPSPIGHPSPEIIKSSSSLKKPPRPPQSEALLRRRSISKPKSRFVEQPLPPSASRSVEDGRPPAHDRSSSAPCHSSPNPRASGTPKTPLAAADEEEEEDEEIYKKDQFPESGKRARKWKVRTLIEWMILILAMGCLVASLTVRRLQGFVIWGLEIWKWCLMVTVICCGRLVTQWFITVLVFLIEMNFLLRKKVLYFVYGLKNSVQVCTWLGLVLLSWSLLFNQGVRRSPKTEKVLNYVSRALASLLIGSVIWLVKTLLMKILASAFHMNRFFDRIQESIFHQYVLQTLSGPPVMELAEKVGTAKSTGKLSFRSMGKGTGKKGEEQEVIDVSKLHRLKQEKVSAWTMKGLINVIRTSGLTTISNTIESFDEEGAEHKDGEITSEWEAKAAAYRILKNVAKPGCKYIDAEDLLRFFSKEEVDIVLPLFEGAAETGRIKKSALRNWVVKVYLDRKSLAHSLNDTKTAVNQLHKLATAIVIVVIIIITLLLMGVATTKVLVFLSSQLVVAAFMFGNTCKTAFEAIIFVFVMHPFDVGDRCVVDGVQMIVEEMNILTTVFLKFNNEKIYYPNAVLATKPISNFYRSPDMGDTIDFSVDVSTSVEKIGAVKSRIKAYMESKPNHWHPDHSIVVKDIVNVNKMNMALYVTHTMNHQNIVEKNSRRTDLVLEMKKIFEELSIQYHLLPQEIHLSYTGSTALPINIG, from the exons ATGGATCCCCTGAAGGAAACCTTCGAGAAGAAGCAAGTGGAGGTGGTCTTAGTGATCCCAGAGGAAGGGGCAGCACCAGATCCCTCTGGGAACCACACCAGTGTCCCGAAGGTGGAGTCTTTGGATGATCTCCAAAAAGATCCTAACCCTAAGCCCAAGCCCCCCTCTCCCATTGGACACCCTTCCCCTGAGATCATTAAATCCAGCTCCAGCCTCAAGAAGCCCCCCCGGCCTCCCCAGTCCGAGGCCCTCCTACGTCGCCGCTCCATATCCAAGCCTAAATCCAGATTCGTCGAGCAGCCTCTACCCCCCAGTGCTTCCAGATCGGTTGAAGACGGCCGCCCGCCAGCCCATGATCGGTCCTCGAGCGCCCCATGCCATAGCTCTCCGAATCCTAGGGCCTCCGGCACGCCCAAGACCCCATTGGCTGCCGCCgacgaagaggaggaggaggatgaagagATTTATAAGAAGGACCAGTTCCCCGAGAGCGGAAAGCGGGCAAGGAAGTGGAAAGTTAGGACCTTGATCGAATGGATGATACTAATCCTTGCCATGGGGTGCCTCGTTGCGAGCTTGACGGTTCGCCGGCTGCAGGGCTTTGTGATCTGGGGGCTGGAGATTTGGAAATGGTGCCTCATGGTGACGGTAATTTGCTGTGGCCGATTGGTAACTCAATGGTTCATCACTGTCCTTGTTTTCCTGATAGAAATGAACTTCCTTCTGAGGAAGAAAGTGCTGTACTTTGTGTATGGGCTGAAGAATAGTGTTCAAGTTTGCACTTGGTTGGGTCTGGTTCTGCTTTCTTGGTCACTTTTGTTCAATCAAGGAGTTCGGCGATCGCCCAAGACAGAAAAAGTTCTCAATTACGTCTCCCGGGCGCTGGCTTCGCTTCTGATTGGATCGGTTATATGGTTGGTGAAGACGCTTTTGATGAAGATTTTAGCTTCTGCTTTCCATATGAACAGGTTCTTTGATCGAATCCAAGAGTCCATCTTTCATCAATATGTGCTGCAGACACTCTCGGGGCCGCCGGTGATGGAGTTGGCTGAGAAGGTGGGGACTGCAAAGAGTACCGGGAAATTGAGCTTTAGGAGCATGGGGAAGGGGACAGGGAAAAAGGGGGAGGAGCAGGAGGTGATTGATGTTAGCAAGCTTCATAGGTTGAAGCAGGAGAAGGTCTCGGCTTGGACGATGAAGGGCCTGATCAATGTGATTAGGACATCAGGGCTTACGACAATTTCAAATACAATTGAGAGTTTTGATGAGGAGGGGGCTGAGCATAAGGATGGGGAAATAACTAGTGAATGGGAAGCAAAAGCTGCAGCTTACCGAATTCTTAAGAATGTTGCGAAGCCTGGTTGCAA ATATATTGATGCAGAGGATCTTTTGAGATTTTTTAGCAAGGAGGAAGTCGATATCGTTCTTCCATTGTTTGAAGGAGCTGCAGAGACTGGAAGGATAAAAAAATCTGCATTGAGGAACTGGGTG GTGAAGGTCTACCTTGATCGTAAATCGCTGGCACATTCCTTAAATGACACCAAAACGGCAGTCAACCAACTCCACAAACTCGCAACAGCCATTGTTATTGTTGTAATCATAATCATCACGCTGCTTTTGATGGGTGTTGCAACAACAAAAGTACTTGTCTTTCTGTCATCACAGCTCGTAGTGGCGGCCTTTATGTTTGGAAATACCTGCAAGACGGCATTTGAAGCAATCATATTTGTATTTGTTATGCACCCTTTTGATGTTGGTGATCGTTGTGTTGTGGATGGAGTTCAG ATGATTGTAGAAGAAATGAATATATTGACTACTGTTTTCTTGAAATTTAACAATGAGAAGATTTATTACCCAAATGCCGTCTTGGCAACTAAACCAATCAGCAACTTCTACCGAAGTCCAGACATGGGCGATACCATTGATTTCTCTGTTGATGTTTCCACTTCAGTGGAGAAGATTGGAGCTGTCAAATCTAGAATAAAAGC GTACATGGAAAGCAAACCCAACCACTGGCATCCTGATCACAGCATAGTAGTGAAGGACATTGTGAATGTAAATAAGATGAACATGGCCCTGTATGTTACGCACACTATGAACCATCAGAACATAGTGGAGAAGAACAGCAGGAGGACTGATCTTGttcttgagatgaagaaaatattTGAGGAACTCTCAATTCAATATCACTTACtgcctcaagaaattcatcttagCTACACTGGCTCAACCGCGTTACCTATAAATATTGGCTAA